Proteins encoded by one window of Flavobacterium sp. N502540:
- a CDS encoding DEAD/DEAH box helicase, whose translation MLFEDLSLSKSIQKAVFEEGYLNPTPIQEQSIPIVLSGRDLIGCAQTGTGKTAAFAIPIIHQLHRIVGSSKKAKQVRALIVTPTRELAVQIGQSFDTYAKYTNLTQLTIFGGVSQNPQVDALKNGVDILVATPGRLLDLHKQGFLDLDHLHTLVLDEADQMLDMGFINDVKKIVKLTPKNRQTLLFSATMPIAIRELAEMFLKDPEKVEVSPVSSTAETVEQRIYFVEKTEKRNLLYHLIKNENLSNVLVFSRTKHGADNVVKALRKKDIPAEAIHGDKSQNARQRVLDAFKNKEVGVLVATDIAARGIDIDQLPFVINFDLPNIPETYVHRIGRTGRAGNGGIAISFCGKDEQPYWKDIQKLIKVEVKTITDHPYPWHSGSPEATDEKPKNSNRSGGAHKSRKSNASKQNKKRWY comes from the coding sequence ATGTTATTCGAAGATCTGTCACTCTCAAAAAGTATACAAAAAGCCGTATTTGAAGAAGGTTACTTAAATCCTACCCCTATTCAGGAACAATCGATCCCGATCGTTTTGTCAGGAAGAGATTTAATTGGCTGTGCACAAACCGGTACCGGAAAAACAGCAGCATTTGCTATTCCAATCATACACCAATTACACCGAATTGTAGGCTCGTCTAAAAAGGCCAAACAAGTTCGTGCTCTTATAGTTACTCCTACACGTGAATTAGCGGTTCAGATTGGACAAAGTTTTGACACTTATGCCAAATATACCAACTTAACACAATTGACCATTTTTGGAGGGGTTTCACAAAATCCTCAGGTAGACGCTCTAAAAAATGGAGTTGACATTTTAGTTGCAACCCCGGGCCGTTTGCTTGATTTACACAAACAGGGATTCCTGGATCTCGATCATTTACACACTTTAGTTCTGGATGAAGCCGATCAAATGCTGGACATGGGTTTTATCAATGATGTCAAAAAAATTGTAAAACTGACTCCTAAAAACAGGCAGACTTTATTATTCTCTGCCACTATGCCGATTGCCATCCGCGAACTGGCTGAAATGTTTTTGAAAGATCCTGAGAAGGTAGAAGTTTCACCTGTTTCATCAACGGCAGAAACGGTTGAGCAGCGCATTTACTTTGTAGAAAAAACAGAGAAAAGAAATTTATTGTATCATTTGATCAAAAATGAAAATCTGTCTAATGTTCTGGTTTTTTCAAGAACCAAACATGGTGCTGACAACGTGGTAAAAGCGCTTCGTAAAAAAGACATTCCTGCCGAGGCTATTCACGGAGATAAATCTCAAAATGCCAGACAGCGTGTTTTAGATGCGTTTAAAAACAAAGAAGTTGGCGTTCTTGTTGCGACTGATATTGCTGCAAGAGGAATCGATATTGACCAATTGCCTTTTGTTATCAATTTTGATTTACCCAACATTCCGGAGACTTATGTACACCGAATTGGACGTACAGGGCGTGCCGGAAATGGCGGAATTGCCATTTCGTTTTGCGGTAAAGACGAACAGCCTTACTGGAAAGACATTCAGAAACTCATAAAAGTAGAGGTAAAAACCATTACTGATCATCCTTACCCATGGCATTCAGGAAGCCCGGAAGCGACAGATGAAAAACCTAAAAATTCAAACCGAAGCGGTGGTGCTCATAAATCGAGAAAATCAAATGCTTCTAAACAAAATAAAAAACGCTGGTACTAA